Genomic DNA from Torulaspora delbrueckii CBS 1146 chromosome 8, complete genome:
AAGACCGTAAGCCCATTCAGCTTCAGGAACAAATCTGTGGTCGGCAGAAAGATCGACGATTTTTGATTTACCGTGAACACTTTCGATGGCTTCAACGAATGGTTCGCAGACTTTGTTTGGCAATGCCATAACCCAGAAATCGACATCACCTTGGGACTCTAGGTTTTTGATGTCATCGATTTGTAAAGCTTCATACACCAAGTTGGCTTTGTTGTAATAGTCCAGTTTTTGGCCTTTCAATTCACGAGAAGAGACATGTGCAACTTCCAAATGAGGATGGTTATCAATTAGGgaaatcaaatttttaCCAGTGTAACCTCTGGCACCAATCAAAGCGACACGTCCAGGGCTTTTACTTGTTCCTTCCGGTTTAGGAGTCGATCTGGTGGAGTAAGATCTCTTGGACTGACCGGAGAAGGCACCGGATTTAACCGCTGAACCTGAACCACCAgaagctttcttgacaaaatcatcgatcaattgagagACAGTGTTCAGGTCCTCAATTCCGTACCAAAACAGCACCTTaccattcttcaagtagGAACCTTGGGACTTGTCGAAATGCCAAGCGATGTTAgcgtcatcttcattgacaATCCATTGCAGAGAAGGCAGGTCACGACGAATAGCACTAAAGACATTGTCAGTGACGTTGTTTAACCAAGCAGAAGTTGTACAGATAAATTTGTCCAAGGATGGCACAACAGATTCCTTTTTAATTACGGCCAGTGCATCTAGTGGCTCATCCGAGTAGATGACAAAATCACTCTGCTCGAGCCCTCTTAGATAAGATGCAACGGTTTGCTTCCTCTGGGCAATATCGGAATCACGTTGTAGAACTTGTCTCAAAGTGTCAGCCGAGGGGAATTCTGAAAGGGCAGTTCTCTTGCTCAATTTATAACCTCTTCTAATCATGGTTCCAGCACCAGAGTCGGTGAACAACTCCTTTTGTAGGTCCTGCACATTGATGATTGCAACGGATGAAGAGCGAGGCAAAAAGTCCAATAATTCCTTGATCTCTCTAATCTTCAACTTAGTACCGTACTTTACCCAGGCTTGTTGCATCAGACcttcatattcttcatccaagttGATCATGGAGACTTTCTCGCCCGTATCACCGTTAATGATACCACCTTTCTCGTTTAGATAGACGATCTTCAGAGGTTCAAAGACACGAGCCAATTCACCGGCGGCGACATCAGCATTCACATTCAACATTTGACCAGACGGAGTCTCTGCTAGAGAAGTTAAAATTGGCAAAGCACCAGCCTTGATAGAGGCCTCGATGGCATCCTTGGTCACACCGGTGATATCTCCGACCAATTGATACTTGTCCTTGTCCAGATAGTCAGCAGTGAAGACACCAGAAGTTATTGGTCTTGCACGCACACCGAGCTGTTCAAGAGCCGTGACAAGCTTCAAGTTTTGTTCAAGGAAGCATTTTCTGACAACGGTCATGGTGTGTTCATCGGTAATTCTAATACCGTCAATGTAATCTGGCTCAATTCCTTCGGCTTCTAATCTACCATTGACTTGTGGACCAGTACCATGCAAGACAATTGGATAAAGGCCCACATGGTACAGAAATGCTAAACATGAAGCcaattcttgcaaattGTCACTGATAATGGCACCGCCAACCTTGATGACAGCgaattgttgttgattgACGGACGTAAAATACTTCAAATACTGTTCAACTTCTCTCTTACTACTGATATTGTTCAATAGTTGAATAACAGTAGATCTCGTACCAGTAGATCCAACTCCGCTCACAGAAGACACATAACGTTTGGAATACccaactttcttcttggcaaatgTGGAAGAACTAGTTCTACCAGCAGAAGCACTTGAACATGCAGCAGCTCTTGCTAGGATCGAAGTGATTTGCTGCACTCTGGAAGGATTAAATCCTCTCGTTGACAGGAGTACCCTGGTAGAGGACATAATTGGTACTGAGAACTTGTCCTTTCTGAATTACTTAGAAAACAATTCCATAAATTTATTATTCAGAGGCTGGACTACAATCAAATAGTATGCCATTCTTTATAGAAATGGCTGATtatcttttttttttctgATTGAGTAAAAATTCCGAGTAATATTATAGATAGACATGAGTCACTCGCCTGTGTTAATCGACATAACTTACAACGCTAATGCAAGCGAAGGGTCCGGATCTTTTCATGAAGAGTCCACCATTTCCTCCACTTGAaatagaagaaatggaaggCTTAAACTTGCCACCAATTGGTCGCAACACTACTTAAGCATAATGTTCTTCGCTGCGTTGTAGTCCCTGCCATAAAAATCGAGAAGCACTTTACATAACTATATAAATTACCAAGTATATATGTAGTGGATCTTATATCTTGTTTTACATCAGCGTAGTAAGAACAGGTTTGGAGGTGAATTCCTTGAACTAAACGGTGCCATATGTGCAAAAAGGCTACATGAAATAAAGTACAGTAATATTAATTCTATGAAACTGTACTGCTCTGCTCATTACAGTTCGTCTATTGGACGCTTTTCAGGTTCGGCGGCTATTTGGTTctccaattgaacaacatacACTTGCTAATCGATTGAAAGTGCTGGCTAAACATCCTCGGGCGCCAAATTATCAACGACTATTGAACTTGCTGCTTAGCAGTGGCGGGGTCGAAAGATCCGGATTTATCCTACTACGAGGCAGATGTGATCTTCTGACTAGGGTTTTTAGCTGCCGCTGGGAGTATCGTTTTCAGGCCCCATTTCTGGGGAACGCAGCTTTTCATTGCAGAAAAGGGTTAGAAATGTACTTCGTTGACGTCTTTCTCATCTTTACTTGgttttgagaagaattttgGTCGTGTTTGGATATCATTTGCTAGAAGTATAGTCTAAATTGAGGTCAGGAAACGAAAACTTCTGAGAAATGGCCCTGTATTCGGGGTATGGAATCAACTGATTGGATGAGATGAGGCTATCCTAACACGTATTCTTCGCTAGTTGTAGTATTATACTGTTCGATCCGTGAGGTTGATCAGCACACGCAGCGTTGCCCAAGGAACTCTAAAGACCATAATGGTTGACTAATATCCACAATTAGAAGAAGCCACTGATGAATTAATTCTCAACAAAAGTCAAATTGTGCTATCGGGTGAAGAGTTGCAGCAGTTAGTAATCCGGTTCCTCTGCTTTAGGTGTTTGTCTTGTCTCTTGTGCTCTAGCGGTTCTCGACCTGTAAGAAGTTTGTACCGGCGAGGCAGAAACTGCTGGGCCTACGGGTCTATGTGCAGGCATATCCTGAGAATTGTACCTTCCCTGTGCTGGTACCGATGATGGCACCGGTGTTGCCGTATTAGAAAATCGACTGGGTCCCGCATACCTTGGCTTGGCTGCCCAGTTTGGTGGGAATCTGTTTGGTTCATACCCTGGTCTTCTGGAAGTCCTATCACCGTACCTTAGTGCAGGATTATTGGACAGTCGTGCCATCTTGTCAGCCCTAGTATAACCTCTACCACCTAGTCCGCCGCCCAACCTCCTGGgcttgaaatatttcacTGTGCGACCCCTCTCTATATCAACGATACAGGTGCGGCCCTTGATCTCGATACCCCTGTGTAGTCCGTATTCTTTGCAAGCAGATTTACTGCTTTGAGGATCAGTAAAGACTATAAAAGCGTAGCCCTTTGATTGGTTATTAATCTTGTCCCTAACAACACGaaccttttcaatctcACCAAATTCGTTGAActttctttgcaactcAACCTCTGATATGTCGTACGGCAATCTGCCGACGAATATGGTTCTATATGGATCGGTATCTTTCATATTGGGATCATTTTGAGGGTCCCATTCGCTTAGTTTATTCTCCAACTCTCGTTGTTCTCTGTTCTTGGAATCCGCTGCCTTTTCGTAATCCTGTAGATATTTGTTCTGTGATCCCTGTGGGAAATCACTAAGATAACCAGCAAGTGGTTTGTCGAGTATTTGTGATACGCCAGTGATGTGCGGACAGGTTTGCCGCTTCTCTAGAGGATAATCCACTGGTTTCTTGTATGCCAATGGAGGTCTTGGTTTGAACAGTCGCGATACATCTGCAGGGAACTTGGTGATATTGTAAGACATCCGCTATGTTGTGTAGTTCGATCGGCTTTCTGCAGTGTCacctctttcaagatcgatTTTTTAATTGAAGCGCATCGCCTAACGGAAAGGTTGAAAATATTACAAGTAAATGAATGCATAAAACTATATATTCTTAGTTGCTGGCTGCGACTCTTCTACCATTGATtaattgattcaaaaaatcagTCGAGTAGGTTGCGCCACCGTTATCGCCTTTTGGtggctgctgctgctgttgttgttgttgttgttgttgttgttgtggctgttgttgctgttgcaTGGCAGCCTGATGTGGAGTGAACATT
This window encodes:
- the ARG56 gene encoding bifunctional acetylglutamate kinase/N-acetyl-gamma-glutamyl-phosphate reductase (similar to Saccharomyces cerevisiae ARG5,6 (YER069W); ancestral locus Anc_7.251); this translates as MSSTRVLLSTRGFNPSRVQQITSILARAAACSSASAGRTSSSTFAKKKVGYSKRYVSSVSGVGSTGTRSTVIQLLNNISSKREVEQYLKYFTSVNQQQFAVIKVGGAIISDNLQELASCLAFLYHVGLYPIVLHGTGPQVNGRLEAEGIEPDYIDGIRITDEHTMTVVRKCFLEQNLKLVTALEQLGVRARPITSGVFTADYLDKDKYQLVGDITGVTKDAIEASIKAGALPILTSLAETPSGQMLNVNADVAAGELARVFEPLKIVYLNEKGGIINGDTGEKVSMINLDEEYEGLMQQAWVKYGTKLKIREIKELLDFLPRSSSVAIINVQDLQKELFTDSGAGTMIRRGYKLSKRTALSEFPSADTLRQVLQRDSDIAQRKQTVASYLRGLEQSDFVIYSDEPLDALAVIKKESVVPSLDKFICTTSAWLNNVTDNVFSAIRRDLPSLQWIVNEDDANIAWHFDKSQGSYLKNGKVLFWYGIEDLNTVSQLIDDFVKKASGGSGSAVKSGAFSGQSKRSYSTRSTPKPEGTSKSPGRVALIGARGYTGKNLISLIDNHPHLEVAHVSSRELKGQKLDYYNKANLVYEALQIDDIKNLESQGDVDFWVMALPNKVCEPFVEAIESVHGKSKIVDLSADHRFVPEAEWAYGLPELNDRNKIAAAKKIANPGCYATGSQVALAPLSQYITGLPTVFGVSGYSGAGTKPSPKNDPSFLSDNLIPYALTNHIHEREISTRLGHEVAFVPHVGQWFQGISLTVSVPIKQGSLTSEDVSALYKKFYKGERLIHIADDIPLVKDISGTHGVVVGGFKVNESKDRVVLCATIDNLLKGAATQCLQNINLALNYGEYDGIPKNKIIGL
- the SNP1 gene encoding U1 snRNP complex subunit SNP1 (similar to Saccharomyces cerevisiae SNP1 (YIL061C); ancestral locus Anc_7.250) is translated as MSYNITKFPADVSRLFKPRPPLAYKKPVDYPLEKRQTCPHITGVSQILDKPLAGYLSDFPQGSQNKYLQDYEKAADSKNREQRELENKLSEWDPQNDPNMKDTDPYRTIFVGRLPYDISEVELQRKFNEFGEIEKVRVVRDKINNQSKGYAFIVFTDPQSSKSACKEYGLHRGIEIKGRTCIVDIERGRTVKYFKPRRLGGGLGGRGYTRADKMARLSNNPALRYGDRTSRRPGYEPNRFPPNWAAKPRYAGPSRFSNTATPVPSSVPAQGRYNSQDMPAHRPVGPAVSASPVQTSYRSRTARAQETRQTPKAEEPDY